From the genome of Pseudomonas sp. Teo4, one region includes:
- a CDS encoding universal stress protein encodes MQAVRSILVVLDPEHAHSRALTRAKLIAGMTGARLHLLMCDKKHDHSALLSLLSSQLHDDGYDNVTHEEAWRESLHETIIHVQQAEGCELVIKEHRPDNPLKKALLTPSDWKLLRQCPCAVLMVKSERPWTGGKILAAVDVGNDDQDHRRLHASIIDHGYAIASLAKGELHVVAAHPSPMLSASDPTYQLSETIEQRYREACKAFQAEFEISDDRLHIAEGPADVLIPYQEKQCDAVVTIIGTVARTGISGALIGNTSEVVLDSLEGDVLVLKSEEATAHLAELARG; translated from the coding sequence ATGCAAGCCGTCCGCAGCATCCTCGTCGTTCTAGACCCTGAGCATGCCCACAGCCGCGCCCTGACCCGGGCCAAACTGATTGCAGGCATGACCGGTGCGCGCCTGCACTTACTAATGTGCGACAAGAAGCATGACCACAGCGCCCTGCTGAGCTTGCTGAGCAGTCAGTTGCATGATGATGGGTATGACAATGTCACTCATGAAGAGGCCTGGCGTGAAAGCTTGCACGAAACCATCATTCACGTGCAGCAAGCCGAAGGCTGCGAGCTGGTGATCAAGGAGCACCGACCGGATAACCCGCTGAAAAAAGCGCTGCTCACACCCAGCGACTGGAAACTGTTACGTCAATGCCCGTGTGCGGTGTTGATGGTGAAGAGTGAGCGGCCGTGGACCGGGGGTAAAATTCTTGCTGCAGTGGATGTGGGCAACGACGATCAGGATCACCGCCGTCTGCATGCCAGCATCATCGATCATGGCTATGCGATCGCCAGTTTGGCCAAAGGAGAGCTGCATGTCGTCGCCGCTCACCCATCGCCCATGCTGTCGGCATCTGACCCCACCTACCAACTCAGCGAGACCATCGAGCAACGTTACCGTGAGGCATGCAAGGCATTCCAGGCCGAATTTGAAATCAGCGATGACCGCTTGCACATTGCAGAAGGCCCGGCAGATGTGTTGATTCCTTATCAAGAGAAACAATGCGATGCAGTGGTAACCATTATCGGGACTGTTGCCCGCACAGGCATTTCAGGGGCGCTGATCGGTAATACGTCAGAAGTGGTGCTCGACTCGCTCGAAGGCGATGTGTTGGTGCTCAAGAGCGAAGAAGCGACCGCGCATTTGGCGGAATTGGCGCGGGGCTGA
- a CDS encoding tRNA-(ms[2]io[6]A)-hydroxylase, with translation MSLIPEIDAFLGCPTPDAWIEAALADQETLLIDHKNCEFKAASTALSLIAKYNTHLDLINMMSRLAREELVHHEQVLRLMKRRGMPLRPVSAGRYASGLRRLVRAHEPVKLVDTLVVGAFIEARSCERFAALVPHLDEELGTFYHGLLKSEARHYQGYLKLAHQYGDEADIAKRVVLVREAEAELICSPDQELRFHSGIPLAQAA, from the coding sequence ATGTCCCTGATCCCTGAAATCGACGCCTTTCTAGGCTGCCCAACCCCAGACGCCTGGATCGAAGCAGCGCTGGCGGACCAGGAAACCTTGCTCATCGACCACAAGAATTGCGAGTTCAAGGCTGCCAGCACAGCTCTGAGCCTGATCGCCAAGTACAACACGCACCTGGATCTGATCAACATGATGTCGCGCCTGGCTCGCGAAGAGCTGGTGCATCATGAGCAGGTGCTACGCCTGATGAAGCGTCGGGGTATGCCACTGCGGCCAGTCTCCGCGGGGCGTTATGCGTCGGGTTTGCGCCGTCTGGTGCGTGCCCACGAACCGGTCAAACTGGTCGATACGCTGGTTGTAGGGGCATTCATCGAGGCGCGCAGTTGCGAGCGCTTTGCAGCCCTGGTGCCGCACCTGGATGAAGAGCTCGGCACCTTTTACCACGGGCTGCTCAAAAGCGAGGCACGCCACTATCAGGGTTACCTGAAGCTGGCGCACCAGTACGGTGACGAAGCGGATATTGCCAAGCGAGTGGTACTGGTACGGGAAGCGGAGGCCGAGCTGATCTGCTCGCCCGACCAGGAACTGCGCTTCCACAGTGGCATTCCACTGGCGCAGGCGGCCTGA
- a CDS encoding DUF883 family protein: protein MARKTTLLADSEQIKDQVFSELQALIEESEKLLNDSASLVGEEAETLRAQVSLKLRQARESAGRVRARAQPVVDATQDYIGGHPWQTVAISAGFGLVVGLLLGRRS, encoded by the coding sequence ATGGCTCGAAAAACTACCCTGCTTGCCGACAGCGAACAGATCAAGGATCAAGTATTCAGCGAACTGCAGGCCTTGATCGAAGAGTCGGAGAAACTGCTCAACGACAGCGCTTCACTGGTAGGCGAAGAGGCAGAAACCCTGCGCGCCCAGGTCAGCCTGAAGCTGCGCCAGGCCCGTGAGTCTGCCGGCCGGGTACGCGCCAGAGCGCAACCGGTAGTGGATGCCACCCAGGATTACATTGGCGGGCATCCCTGGCAGACCGTGGCCATTTCCGCAGGCTTTGGCCTGGTGGTCGGGTTGCTGCTGGGACGCCGTTCCTAG
- a CDS encoding LEA type 2 family protein, whose amino-acid sequence MRDCLHRYARCALVLSMAIGLNACALFQPRDPLNISVIGIEPLPGQELEMRMAIKMRVQNPNESPMDFNGIALNLEVNGQPLAAGVSDQRGHIGRYDEAVIVVPVSVTAFSFLRQAYGLRKLDSLQGLPYVLRGKLAGGLFGTVRFTDEGKLDLPQGGSLYR is encoded by the coding sequence ATGCGTGACTGTCTACACCGCTACGCTCGCTGTGCACTGGTGCTGTCGATGGCGATCGGGCTTAACGCCTGCGCACTGTTCCAGCCACGTGACCCACTGAACATCAGCGTGATCGGCATCGAACCCCTGCCAGGACAAGAACTGGAAATGCGCATGGCTATCAAGATGCGCGTGCAGAACCCCAATGAGTCGCCCATGGATTTCAATGGCATCGCGCTCAATCTTGAAGTGAACGGCCAGCCACTGGCTGCCGGGGTCAGCGACCAGCGGGGGCACATCGGTCGATACGACGAAGCGGTGATCGTGGTGCCAGTGAGCGTCACTGCGTTCTCTTTCCTGCGACAGGCCTATGGCCTGCGCAAGCTGGACTCACTGCAAGGGCTGCCCTACGTGTTGCGCGGAAAACTGGCGGGAGGCTTGTTTGGCACCGTGCGCTTCACCGACGAGGGCAAGCTTGATCTGCCCCAGGGCGGTAGCCTGTACCGCTGA
- a CDS encoding FecR family protein, whose translation MTDALAMPAPQPISDLSDDALDWQVLLHSGNATAADHARYLRWCQLSPAHAEAAREAQTLWQDIGGTSTAQSFVAPPVQRGRHWAAGIAASLVLLVAGYTGWQQAPAWLADYHTGVGQRQSITLADGSRVMLNSASALNVAFTDHERRVVLRAGEALFETVDDARPFVVETGDEVVQGGTAVFSVRSDGRVVLAQGEAKVAGQPVPLSPDASAQTAWQRGKLIFNGKPLGQVLAELERYQHGRILLSDSQLATLQVSGVFDLDEPQALLRTLEQRYGLKVTYLPWLAVVH comes from the coding sequence ATGACTGACGCCCTTGCCATGCCCGCGCCCCAACCTATCAGCGACTTGTCCGACGATGCCCTCGACTGGCAGGTATTGCTGCACTCCGGCAACGCCACTGCGGCAGACCACGCACGCTACCTGCGCTGGTGTCAGCTGAGCCCGGCCCATGCCGAGGCGGCGCGCGAGGCCCAAACGCTCTGGCAGGATATCGGCGGTACTTCCACTGCCCAATCGTTCGTTGCGCCGCCGGTGCAGCGCGGGCGCCACTGGGCAGCCGGCATTGCCGCATCGCTGGTGCTGCTGGTGGCAGGCTACACCGGCTGGCAGCAAGCCCCGGCCTGGTTGGCCGACTACCACACAGGCGTGGGACAGCGGCAGAGCATCACCCTGGCCGATGGTTCTCGGGTAATGCTCAACAGCGCCAGCGCCTTGAACGTGGCTTTTACCGACCACGAACGCAGGGTCGTGTTGCGGGCCGGCGAAGCGCTTTTCGAAACCGTCGATGACGCGCGCCCCTTTGTTGTTGAAACCGGCGATGAAGTTGTACAGGGCGGCACTGCCGTGTTCAGCGTGCGCAGTGACGGCCGCGTGGTGCTGGCCCAGGGTGAGGCCAAGGTGGCAGGGCAGCCTGTACCGCTATCGCCAGACGCCAGTGCGCAGACGGCCTGGCAACGGGGCAAGCTGATCTTCAACGGCAAGCCGTTGGGCCAGGTGCTGGCAGAGCTTGAGCGTTACCAGCATGGCCGCATCCTGCTGTCGGACAGCCAACTGGCAACGCTGCAAGTCAGTGGGGTGTTCGATCTCGACGAACCCCAGGCTTTGCTGCGCACACTCGAGCAGCGTTACGGCCTGAAGGTCACCTACTTGCCGTGGCTGGCGGTAGTGCATTGA
- a CDS encoding TonB-dependent receptor: MTLTLKPLHRRGGRFHHALLSCTALAMLAGPLQTWAATTLDQARIETRQVQLDLPAQSLDQALTAFADQAGLHLLYTTSDVAGLTSPALQGSYSIEQALQQLLAGSDMAWHFSDARTVTLRRAEGAPQAIKLKPIEVSVASRTSTAISEIPGTVWVVDQQQLREQIDSGVSLKEAIGKLVPGLDLAPEGRTNYGQNMRGRNVLVMIDGVSQNSSRGLSRQFDSISPFNVERVEVLSGASAIYGGGATGGIINIVTKKGEPGPARFETQLGASSGFNNSDDLATRFAQSVSGGNERVNARLGVSGEQNEAFYDGAGDQIFIDNTQTDLQYNRTIDVLGTLGLTLSDEQSLDLLAQYYDSGNHGSTGIYFPNLNYNAPSDLEDAELRSGYSSDLEPRTRRLLLNANYHHADVLGQDFYLQASYRKEDDNFYPFPYYNRATPTGSRGVYFAASQQNFEVTSLKGLFAKQWETLKLTYGVDLDRERFNAQQTTFDALTSSESGGLDLDKASKADRYPSYRVDGVSVYAQLDWHATDNLTLSGGARRQQMDVDVSDFKGVPGGSNDYQVNLYNIGAIYDFKNGHQVWTNYGEGFDLPDPAKYYGKQGLSVADNPLAGIKSRQVELGWRYADLDWDAQAALYYIWSDKIINVDSQTLTIDVQDQKSRDFGFEGALTRHFQSGWEAGGTLHLTRSEEEDADGGWIKRDARYASLSKSTAFVGWKGDGRSARLQANHAFSLKDDADHEIDGYTTFDLLASQDSGFGTFSAGIQNLLDKQYSTVWGQRATLFYSPTYGPAYLYDYQGRGRTYTLAWSMAY, from the coding sequence GTGACACTCACGCTCAAGCCCTTGCACCGCCGCGGCGGTCGTTTCCATCATGCCTTGCTGTCCTGCACCGCCTTGGCCATGCTTGCCGGCCCTTTGCAGACCTGGGCTGCGACCACGCTCGATCAGGCCAGGATCGAAACTCGGCAGGTACAGCTCGACCTGCCCGCGCAGTCCCTCGACCAGGCCCTGACCGCATTTGCCGACCAGGCCGGGTTGCACCTGCTGTACACCACCAGTGACGTCGCGGGGCTCACCAGCCCGGCGTTGCAAGGCAGCTACAGCATCGAGCAGGCACTGCAGCAACTGCTGGCCGGTAGCGACATGGCCTGGCACTTCAGCGATGCCCGCACCGTGACCCTGCGCAGGGCTGAGGGCGCGCCTCAGGCGATCAAGCTCAAGCCCATCGAAGTCAGCGTGGCGTCGCGCACCAGCACCGCGATCAGTGAAATCCCCGGTACGGTCTGGGTCGTCGACCAGCAGCAACTGCGTGAGCAGATCGACAGCGGTGTCAGCCTCAAGGAGGCCATCGGCAAGCTGGTACCAGGCCTGGACCTGGCCCCTGAAGGGCGCACCAACTATGGCCAGAACATGCGCGGGCGCAATGTGCTGGTGATGATCGATGGTGTCAGCCAGAACAGCTCGCGAGGCTTGTCGCGCCAGTTCGACAGCATTTCGCCGTTCAACGTCGAACGCGTCGAAGTGTTGTCCGGCGCCAGCGCCATCTACGGCGGCGGTGCCACCGGCGGCATCATCAATATCGTGACCAAGAAGGGCGAGCCTGGGCCTGCACGTTTCGAGACTCAGCTTGGTGCCAGCAGCGGCTTCAACAATAGCGATGACCTGGCTACTCGCTTTGCCCAGTCGGTTAGTGGCGGTAATGAGCGAGTGAATGCTCGTCTCGGGGTTTCCGGAGAGCAGAACGAAGCTTTCTATGACGGTGCGGGCGACCAGATCTTCATCGACAACACCCAGACCGATTTGCAGTACAACCGCACCATCGACGTGCTCGGCACGCTGGGGCTCACCTTGAGCGACGAGCAGAGCCTCGACCTGCTGGCCCAGTACTACGACTCCGGCAACCACGGCAGCACCGGCATCTACTTCCCCAACCTCAACTACAACGCACCGTCCGACCTGGAAGACGCCGAGCTGCGCAGTGGTTACTCCTCGGACCTCGAACCGCGCACCCGGCGTCTGCTGCTCAATGCCAACTACCACCACGCCGATGTGCTGGGCCAGGACTTCTACCTACAGGCTTCGTACCGCAAGGAGGACGATAATTTCTACCCGTTCCCTTACTACAACCGTGCCACCCCCACTGGCTCGCGAGGCGTGTATTTCGCCGCGTCGCAGCAGAACTTCGAAGTCACCAGCCTCAAAGGGCTGTTCGCCAAGCAATGGGAGACGCTCAAGCTCACCTATGGGGTCGACCTGGACCGAGAGCGCTTCAATGCCCAGCAGACCACCTTCGATGCACTGACTTCTTCCGAAAGCGGTGGCCTGGACCTGGACAAAGCCAGCAAGGCTGACCGTTACCCCAGTTACCGGGTCGATGGCGTGTCGGTGTACGCCCAGCTCGACTGGCACGCCACGGACAACCTGACCCTCTCCGGAGGGGCGCGGCGTCAGCAGATGGATGTGGATGTCAGCGACTTCAAGGGCGTGCCCGGCGGCAGCAACGACTACCAGGTCAACCTGTACAACATCGGCGCCATCTACGACTTCAAGAACGGCCATCAGGTATGGACCAACTACGGTGAAGGCTTCGATCTGCCGGACCCGGCCAAGTACTACGGCAAGCAAGGCCTGAGCGTGGCAGATAACCCTCTGGCCGGTATCAAGAGCCGTCAGGTCGAGCTTGGCTGGCGTTACGCGGACCTGGACTGGGACGCCCAGGCGGCGTTGTACTACATCTGGTCGGACAAGATCATCAACGTCGATTCGCAGACCCTGACCATCGATGTGCAAGACCAGAAGAGCCGCGACTTTGGCTTTGAAGGTGCCTTGACCCGGCACTTCCAGAGCGGCTGGGAGGCGGGCGGCACCCTGCACCTGACCCGTTCCGAGGAAGAAGACGCCGACGGTGGTTGGATCAAGCGCGATGCCCGTTACGCGTCGTTGTCCAAGTCAACCGCGTTCGTTGGCTGGAAGGGCGACGGGCGCAGCGCGCGACTGCAGGCCAACCATGCATTCAGCCTCAAGGATGATGCTGACCATGAGATTGACGGTTACACCACTTTCGACCTGCTGGCCAGCCAGGACTCCGGTTTCGGTACCTTCAGCGCAGGTATCCAGAACCTGCTGGACAAGCAGTACAGCACGGTCTGGGGGCAGCGGGCGACGCTGTTCTACTCGCCAACATACGGGCCAGCGTATCTGTATGACTACCAAGGCCGGGGGCGGACCTACACCCTGGCCTGGAGCATGGCCTACTGA
- a CDS encoding LysR family transcriptional regulator — protein MLGQLQDPDLHLLRLFVTVVEAGGFSAAQGVLGLSQPTISQRMAQLETRLGYRLCNRGKGGFRLTEKGQLLLDAARELLLNIEHFRQQANGVGGRLLGTVRLGLAEGQDSSVSLRIANAISRFRDRDESVLLELISAPPAELERLLLEQRLDYAISYFSGNQAAFDYQPLFEERQRLYCGQGHALFGMTEVAQEQLLDVDQVRHPYRFLKGGEPFQSRRSMAVAEQTESVLAFILSGRHIGYLPCHYAAPWEAQGLLRALDPGLDFLVPFTLAWHRGQACGEAQRAFVADLRLAFGLA, from the coding sequence ATGCTGGGCCAATTGCAAGACCCTGACCTGCACCTGCTGCGGCTGTTCGTCACTGTAGTAGAGGCCGGTGGCTTCAGTGCCGCCCAGGGCGTTCTCGGGCTGAGCCAGCCCACCATCAGCCAGCGCATGGCGCAGCTGGAAACCCGTTTGGGCTATCGCTTGTGCAACCGTGGCAAGGGTGGCTTCCGGCTGACGGAAAAAGGCCAATTGCTGCTGGATGCGGCCCGCGAACTGCTGCTAAACATCGAGCACTTTCGCCAGCAGGCCAATGGTGTTGGCGGGCGGTTGTTGGGGACCGTGCGCCTCGGCCTGGCAGAGGGCCAGGACAGCTCGGTGAGCCTGCGCATTGCCAACGCGATATCACGCTTTCGCGATCGCGATGAGTCCGTCCTCCTGGAGCTGATCAGCGCGCCGCCCGCCGAGCTGGAGCGCCTTCTGCTGGAGCAGCGGCTGGATTACGCCATCAGCTACTTCTCCGGCAACCAGGCTGCCTTCGATTACCAGCCGCTGTTCGAAGAGCGCCAGCGCTTGTATTGCGGCCAGGGGCATGCGCTGTTCGGTATGACCGAGGTGGCGCAAGAGCAGTTGCTCGACGTGGACCAGGTGCGCCATCCCTATCGTTTTCTAAAAGGTGGCGAGCCGTTTCAGAGCCGCCGGAGCATGGCGGTGGCGGAACAGACTGAGAGTGTGCTGGCCTTTATTCTCTCGGGGCGACATATCGGTTACTTGCCCTGCCATTATGCGGCCCCCTGGGAAGCGCAAGGGCTGCTGCGAGCGTTGGATCCGGGGCTGGATTTTCTAGTGCCGTTCACCCTGGCATGGCATCGAGGGCAGGCATGCGGGGAGGCGCAGCGCGCATTTGTGGCGGATTTGCGGTTGGCGTTTGGCTTGGCGTGA
- a CDS encoding extracellular solute-binding protein gives MRRSLCLLPLILALPLQAEEKVVNLYSWADYVTPQTLQRFERETGYKVRYDTFDTTEVLETKLLTGGSGYDVVVPSSTVLARALKASALQPLQAQAMPGYANLDKDLLAKLAEVDPGNRYAVPYTWGTLGLGVNVEAVRERLGDVPLDSLDLLFKPEYASRLKSCGIAMPDSPQEVIGLALNYLGKDPYSQDKTDLAAARKLLEQLQPSISYVANGRQISDLANGSVCLALTYNGDAAMAADQARNAGKPFQLIYRIPREGTLVWQDNLVIPKDAPHPEAARAFIAFMLKPDSVAALTNTLFFANANQAATPLVDDAVRNDPDIYPPADVRERLYADRSMALSDLRQRNRLWTAFRSGQ, from the coding sequence ATGCGTCGATCGTTGTGTCTGTTGCCCCTGATACTGGCCCTGCCGCTGCAGGCCGAAGAAAAGGTCGTGAACCTCTATAGCTGGGCGGACTACGTCACGCCGCAAACTCTTCAACGCTTTGAACGGGAAACCGGCTACAAGGTGCGCTACGACACCTTCGACACCACTGAAGTGCTGGAAACCAAGCTGTTGACCGGCGGCAGCGGCTACGACGTGGTGGTGCCTTCTTCCACGGTGCTGGCCCGGGCATTGAAGGCCAGCGCGTTGCAACCACTGCAAGCGCAGGCCATGCCGGGCTACGCCAACCTCGACAAGGACCTGCTGGCCAAGCTCGCCGAGGTCGACCCAGGCAACCGCTATGCGGTGCCATACACCTGGGGCACATTGGGCCTGGGGGTAAATGTCGAAGCGGTGCGTGAGCGACTGGGCGACGTGCCGCTGGACAGCCTCGACCTGCTGTTCAAGCCTGAGTACGCCAGCCGGCTCAAGTCGTGCGGCATTGCCATGCCCGACTCACCCCAGGAGGTCATCGGCCTGGCCTTGAACTACCTGGGCAAGGACCCATACAGCCAGGACAAGACTGACCTCGCGGCGGCGCGCAAGCTTTTGGAACAACTGCAGCCGTCGATCAGCTACGTCGCCAATGGCCGGCAGATCAGCGACCTGGCCAATGGCAGCGTGTGCCTGGCATTGACCTACAACGGTGACGCAGCCATGGCCGCCGACCAGGCGCGCAACGCTGGCAAGCCGTTCCAATTGATCTACCGCATTCCCCGGGAAGGCACCCTGGTATGGCAGGACAACCTGGTCATTCCCAAGGATGCCCCGCATCCGGAGGCCGCCCGAGCCTTCATCGCCTTCATGCTAAAGCCCGATTCGGTGGCGGCGCTGACCAACACGTTGTTTTTCGCCAACGCCAACCAGGCCGCCACCCCTTTGGTGGATGACGCCGTACGCAACGACCCGGACATCTACCCGCCCGCTGATGTGCGTGAGCGCCTATACGCGGACCGCAGCATGGCGTTGTCCGACCTGCGTCAGCGCAACCGCTTGTGGACGGCGTTTCGCAGCGGCCAGTAA
- the speB gene encoding agmatinase, with translation MDQAVDNDQAITRDSLYGTAAESTYAGITSFSRRRYSRDLRGVDVVVSGVPFDTATSNRPGARFGPRAIRAASVQQAWARHWPWAFDPFDHLAVIDYGDCAFDSGTPQSVPDSIEAHANRILEAGCAMLTLGGDHFISYPLLKAHARRYGPLALIHFDAHSDTWPDEDGKRIDHGTMFWHAAREGLVDPAHSVQIGLRTTNDDSQGFAIVDARQVHRQGTEAVIEAIRQRVGDRPVYLTFDIDCLDPAFAPGTGTPVCGGLSTVQALEILGGLRGINLVGMDLVEVAPAYDHADITALAGATLAMEMLCLYAARHKDIGTPLHL, from the coding sequence GTGGACCAAGCCGTCGACAATGACCAGGCCATCACCCGCGACAGCCTGTACGGCACTGCCGCAGAAAGTACTTACGCAGGTATCACCAGTTTCTCTCGGCGACGCTACAGCCGTGACCTGCGAGGGGTCGATGTGGTAGTGAGTGGGGTGCCTTTCGACACCGCCACCAGCAACCGCCCAGGTGCACGTTTCGGGCCGCGGGCGATTCGCGCCGCCTCGGTTCAGCAAGCCTGGGCGCGTCACTGGCCCTGGGCATTCGACCCCTTCGACCACCTGGCGGTTATCGACTACGGAGACTGTGCGTTCGACAGTGGCACCCCGCAGTCGGTGCCGGACAGCATCGAAGCCCATGCCAATCGGATACTTGAGGCCGGGTGCGCCATGCTCACCCTGGGCGGCGACCACTTCATCAGCTACCCGCTGCTCAAGGCCCACGCCCGGCGTTACGGTCCGCTGGCGCTGATCCACTTCGATGCGCACAGCGACACCTGGCCCGATGAAGACGGCAAGCGTATCGACCACGGCACCATGTTCTGGCACGCCGCGCGCGAAGGCCTAGTCGACCCGGCTCATTCCGTGCAGATCGGCCTGCGCACCACCAATGACGATAGCCAGGGCTTTGCCATCGTCGATGCCCGCCAGGTCCATCGTCAGGGAACGGAGGCAGTGATCGAAGCGATTCGCCAACGGGTTGGAGATCGGCCGGTATACCTGACGTTCGACATCGACTGCCTCGACCCGGCCTTCGCCCCCGGAACTGGCACCCCGGTATGTGGTGGGCTGAGTACGGTGCAAGCCCTTGAGATTCTGGGCGGGTTGCGCGGTATCAATCTGGTGGGCATGGACCTGGTGGAAGTGGCGCCGGCTTATGACCATGCCGATATCACCGCCCTGGCGGGAGCGACCCTGGCCATGGAAATGCTCTGCCTGTATGCGGCCCGGCACAAAGACATCGGCACTCCACTGCACCTGTAG
- a CDS encoding PQQ-dependent sugar dehydrogenase — protein sequence MTRPTWLITLTAAALFPLLAQAAAQQQFSSEEGALTVDTLADGLRNPWSLTFLPGGKDMLVTERPGNLRIVNAEGKVGPPISGVPKVWAEGQGGLLDVALSPEFGQDRTVYLSYAEEGSDGKAGTAVGRGQLSSDRARLENFTVIFRQQPKLSEGNHFGSRLVFDRDGYLFIALGENNQRPTAQDLDKLQGKIVRLRSDGSVPKDNPFVGQDAVRPEIWSYGHRNQQGAALNPWTGKLWTHEHGPRGGDEINIPQAGKNYGWPIATHGINYSLLPIPEAEGKHVDGMVDPHHVWEKSPGISGMAFYDSPTFRAWDHNLFIGALATQELIRLQLVGDKVVHEERLLSQLKARIRDVRVGPDGYLYVLTDEKDGKLLKVGLAEG from the coding sequence ATGACCCGACCTACCTGGTTGATAACCCTGACCGCCGCCGCGCTGTTCCCGCTACTGGCCCAGGCCGCTGCTCAACAACAGTTTTCCAGTGAAGAGGGGGCACTGACGGTCGATACCCTGGCTGATGGCCTGCGCAACCCCTGGTCGCTGACGTTCCTGCCGGGTGGCAAAGACATGCTGGTGACCGAGCGCCCCGGCAACCTGCGCATCGTCAACGCCGAGGGCAAGGTCGGCCCGCCCATCAGTGGTGTGCCCAAGGTATGGGCCGAAGGGCAGGGCGGCTTGCTGGATGTGGCGCTGTCGCCGGAGTTCGGCCAGGACCGCACCGTCTACCTGTCGTATGCCGAGGAAGGCAGCGACGGCAAGGCCGGAACAGCGGTCGGCCGTGGCCAGCTTTCGAGCGACCGTGCGCGGCTGGAAAACTTCACGGTGATCTTCCGTCAGCAGCCCAAGCTGTCGGAGGGCAACCACTTCGGCTCGCGGCTGGTGTTCGACCGTGACGGTTACCTGTTCATCGCTCTGGGCGAGAACAACCAGCGCCCCACCGCCCAGGACCTGGACAAACTGCAGGGCAAGATCGTGCGCCTGCGGTCCGATGGCAGCGTACCGAAAGACAACCCTTTCGTCGGCCAGGACGCCGTCCGCCCGGAAATCTGGTCGTACGGCCACCGCAACCAGCAGGGCGCGGCCCTCAACCCCTGGACTGGCAAGCTCTGGACCCACGAGCACGGCCCTCGTGGCGGCGATGAGATCAACATCCCGCAGGCGGGCAAGAACTACGGCTGGCCCATTGCAACCCACGGCATCAATTACTCGCTGCTGCCAATCCCCGAGGCTGAGGGCAAGCACGTCGATGGCATGGTCGACCCGCACCATGTGTGGGAGAAGTCGCCCGGAATCAGTGGCATGGCCTTCTATGACAGTCCAACCTTCCGGGCCTGGGACCACAACCTGTTCATCGGCGCACTGGCCACGCAGGAGTTGATTCGTCTGCAGCTTGTGGGGGACAAGGTCGTGCATGAAGAGCGGCTGTTGAGCCAGCTCAAGGCCAGGATTCGTGATGTTCGGGTGGGGCCGGATGGCTACCTGTATGTGTTGACCGACGAAAAGGATGGAAAGCTGTTGAAGGTCGGGTTAGCCGAAGGTTGA
- a CDS encoding nucleoside hydrolase: MLKQVLQGIVFMSAVVTTSLQAAPRELIIDTDPGADDVVALLLAMASPDELNIRAITTVAGNVRLAKTSRNARLAREWGGREDIPVYAGAGRPLVRTPVYAADVHGEEGLSGVQVHEPAKPLAQGNAVQYLVDTLGAAEPRSITLAMLGPQTNLALALIQRPEIAKGIKEVVVMGGAHFNGGNITPTAEFNIYADPHAAEVVLASGVPLTYLPLDLTHTLLTSEARLTQLAAVNNHASQVVVDILNSYIKHDMDLYGMPGGPVHDASVIAYLVKPELFSGRRIHLAVDSREGATFGQTIADWYGVLKRPANVMWVSQGDAQGLFDLLSDRLARLR; the protein is encoded by the coding sequence ATGCTCAAGCAGGTATTACAAGGAATCGTCTTCATGTCTGCCGTCGTCACCACCAGCCTCCAGGCCGCACCGCGCGAGCTGATCATCGATACCGACCCCGGTGCCGACGACGTGGTTGCGCTGTTGCTCGCCATGGCTTCGCCTGACGAGTTGAACATTCGTGCGATCACTACCGTGGCAGGCAATGTGCGCTTGGCCAAAACCTCACGCAATGCCCGCCTGGCCCGTGAGTGGGGAGGTCGCGAAGACATCCCGGTGTACGCCGGCGCCGGGCGACCGCTGGTGCGCACGCCTGTCTACGCCGCCGACGTGCATGGGGAAGAAGGGCTGAGTGGCGTGCAGGTTCACGAACCGGCCAAGCCCCTGGCCCAAGGTAACGCGGTGCAGTACCTGGTCGATACCCTGGGCGCCGCCGAGCCCCGCAGCATCACCTTGGCCATGCTCGGTCCACAGACCAACCTGGCGTTGGCGCTGATCCAGCGCCCGGAAATTGCCAAGGGCATCAAGGAAGTGGTGGTGATGGGCGGTGCCCACTTCAACGGCGGCAACATTACCCCAACGGCTGAATTCAATATCTACGCAGACCCCCATGCCGCCGAAGTGGTGCTGGCCAGTGGCGTACCACTGACCTACCTGCCACTGGACCTGACCCATACGCTACTCACCAGCGAAGCCCGTCTCACGCAGCTGGCGGCGGTGAACAACCACGCGAGCCAGGTGGTGGTGGATATCCTCAATTCCTACATCAAGCACGACATGGACCTGTACGGCATGCCTGGCGGGCCGGTGCACGATGCCAGCGTCATCGCCTATCTGGTCAAGCCAGAACTGTTCAGTGGGCGACGTATTCATCTGGCGGTCGACAGCCGTGAAGGCGCAACCTTCGGCCAGACCATCGCCGACTGGTACGGTGTGCTGAAACGTCCGGCCAATGTGATGTGGGTGTCGCAAGGCGACGCCCAGGGCCTGTTCGACCTGCTCAGTGACCGTCTGGCGAGATTGCGATAG